The Candidatus Deferrimicrobiaceae bacterium genomic sequence GCTCGCCTGCGGCAAGTTCCGCTTCAACAAGCTCGACTTCGGCGACATCGGCGGCATCCCGCGGCTGCTCGACGTCGGGCAGTGCAACGACGCCTATTCGGCCATCCAGATCGCGCTCGCGCTGGCCGGCGCCTTCGACTGCGGCGTCAACGACCTGCCGCTGTCGTTCATCCTCTCCTGGTACGAACAGAAGGCGGTCGTCATCCTGCTCACGCTGTTCCACCTCGGCGTCAAGAACATCAAGCTCGGGCCGGCGCTGCCCGCGTTCATCACGCCCAACGTCCTCGACTTCCTGGTTGCCAACTTCAACATCGCGCCGATCGGGAATGCGCAGGACGACCTGAAGCAGATCATGGGGCAGGCGTAGGTCCGGCCGAAAAAGTCGGAGTCATCGCAAACGGCGGGGGGAGGCCTTCAGCGGCTCCCCCCGTTACCTTTCGGACCAATCGACGATATTTTCCCGTTGCAGGATCTCGGCCCGGCACTTCTTGAACGCCTCCATGCTGCGCTGCTGCTGTTTCCCGAGCGCTTCGACCGCCTTCAGCTGCTGGTCGGCGATCTCGATCTGCTGGAGGATCCGCTGCCGGCTCAGCGCCCAGTCGGTGGCGCTGTAGCCGTACTTGACGAGGAAGTCGCCGAAAGCGACCGGGAGGGTGCTCATCCCCGCCGCCTCCAGCAGCGATTCCATCTCCTTCCCGAAGACGAAGCCATGCAGGTCGACCATGGGAAAATCCTGGTTGATGATGGCGCCGACTTCCGGGTCGCGGATCGCCTCCGCCAGGTACCGGTCGCCTTCGCCCTCGATCATGGCGATCTCGCTGACGGCGTTCATGAACTGCTCATAGTAGCCGATCCCCTCGGCCCCCGCGTTGGACCATCCCGGGATGCGCGCCTTCGAGATCAGGCGGGTCGCCTTGTCGTAGGACCGGGAGGTGACTTCCAGCTTCGACACGAGCTTGTTGAAATTCTTCTGCCCGTATTTTCCGATCAGCTGCCCCTCCATGTTGTTGAGGCCGGTCCGGAGCTCGGTCGCCCGCGCGACGCGCTTGTCGAGCGCGGCGGTGCAGGAGGCGACCACCGCCTCGACGCCCGCCATGGCCGCATCCTTCCACGCCTGGTCGTTCTTCTCGGTCCACTCCGCGAGCTGCGCCTGCGCCTTCTCGATCTCCTTGCCGTACCGCTTGTTCGCGTCGATGTCCTGCTGAAGCTGGCCGTAAGTCTTGCAGCAGGCCGCGACCTCCGCATCGGCACCCGACGCGAACGCCACCCGGAGCCGCCGGACGGACGCCAGCTCGTTTTCGATCCCTTCCTTCGCCTTCTCGGCTTTGTCCTTCGCCTTCCGCGCATTCACGGCCGCTTGCCGGGCGGTCGCCTCGCTTCCCTTTCCGGCCTCCCGCGCCTGGTCTGCGAGCCGGTCGGCCTTCCCTGCCGTCCCCTCGTATCGGACGATCCGCTCCTTCACCTCGGCGAGCTTCGCTTCGAGCTTGGCCGTGACGTCGTCCAGCCAGAGGTCGCTCGGCGTGGCGGAATAGGCGGACGATACGAAAGCGGAGGACACGAAGAGCAGGGCGATCAGGAAGCGTTTCATCCGGGTTCAACCTCCGTCCCGGACGAAGCCAGGTCGCGGATCGCCTCGGGGGTGATCTCGTAGACCGTCCGGCAGAATTCGCACGTCACGACCACGGGCTCTCCCTTTTCGGAGAGCTCTTCGCGGTCGGCCATCGGCAGCGCCGCCAGCGCATTGAGCACCCGCTCGCGGCTGCAGGGGCAGAAGTAGCGCGGCTCCTTGCGTTCGAGGATGTCGAACGGGATGCCGATCGCCTCCTTGAGCATCTCCTCGGGCGTCATGCCGTCGCGCAGCATCGCCGTGACCGGCTTCGTCTCGGTGATACGATGCTCGAGGAATTCGAGCATCAGGTCGTCGGCCCCGGGAAGCGCCTGGAGCATGTACCCGCCGGCCGCGCCCACCGAGCCGTCCGGATCGATGAAGACCCCAAGCGCGACCGCCGACGGGATCTGCTCGGACACGTGCAGGTAATGCGCGAGGTCCTCGGCAAGCTCGCCGGTCTGCATCGGCACGCTGCCCCGATAGTTTTGCCGGACCCCCAGGTCGCGCACGACGCTGAGAATGCCCTTCCCGACCGCACCCCCGACATCGATCCGGCCGTCAGGAAGATAGAGATCGGCGTGCGGCTGCTTGACGTAGCCGCGGGTACGCCCGGCGGCATCGCCCTCGGCGACGATCCCGCCCAGCGGGCCGTCGCCCGCCACCTGGAGGATGACGCGCTGGCCCTCCTTGAGCATGGCCGAAAACAGCAGCGCGCCGCCCAGAGCTCTCCCGAGCGCCACCGCCGCGGTCGGATGGCAGTCGTGGATCCGGGCGGCCTCCGCCACCGCCGCCGTGCAAGAGACGCCGACGACCAGCAGCGGCGCCCCTTTGGCCGTTCCCTTGATCAGTTGGTCGCCCACTTCTGCTCCTTTTCGATCTTCATCGGACGCGAATCCTTCCGGGAGATGCCCCGCAAAACCGACACTCGAGGAGAAGGGCCTTCAATCTCCCGGAGCGCTCCTCCCCATCCCCGGCAGCTCGCGCAGGAAGCGGCCCGTGTGAGATGACGCGACACGCGCGACTTCCTCGGGCGTTCCCGCCGCCAGGATCTCTCCACCCCGGTCGCCTCCCTCGGGCCCCAGGTCGATGACGTGGTCGGCCGTCTTGATCACGTCGAGGTTGTGCTCGATCACGATGACCGTGTTGCCCGCGTCGGCGAACATCTCGAGCACCGAGAGCAGCTTCCTGATGTCGTCGAAGTGCAGGCCGGTCGTCGGCTCGTCGAGGATGTAGACGGTGCGGCCGGTCGACCGTCTCGAAAGCTCTTTCGCAAGCTTCACGCGCTGCGCCTCGCCGCCGGACAGCGTCGTGGCCGGCTGCCCGAGCTTGATGTAGCCGAGCCCCACCCGCTCGAGCGTTTCGAGCTTGTGCCGGATCGCCGGGATGCTCGAAAGGAACGCGTGGGCCTGCTCGACCGTCATCTCGAGGAGGTCGGCGATGCTCTTGCCCTTGTAGAGGATCTCGAGCGTCTCGCGGTTGTAACGGCGGCCGCGGCACTCCTCGCAAGTCACGTAGACGTCGGGCATGAAGTGCATCTCGATCCGGATGATGCCGTCGCCCTCGCACGCCTCGCACCGCCCCCCCTTCACGTTGAACGAGTATCTCCCGGCCTTGTAGCCGCGCGCCTTGCTCTCGGGCAGCATCGCGTACAGGTCGCGGATCGGGGTAAACACGCCCGAATAGGTGGCCGGGTTGCTGCGCGGCGTGCGCCCGATCGGCGACTGGTCGATGTCGATCACCTTGTCGACGTGCTCGAGGCCGGAGACGGATTCGTGGGCCCCCGGCCGCTCCCGGGCGTCGAACAGCTTCTGGGCCAGCGCCCGGTAAAGCGTGTCGAGCACCAGCGTCGACTTGCCCGAGCCGGAGACGCCGGTCACGCAGGTGATCAGCCCCAGCGGAAAATCGACGTCCAGGCGCTTGAGGTTGTTGGCCGTGCATCCGCGCAGCGAAAGCGCGTGCCCGTTCCCCTTCCGCCGCGCCTTCGGCACCGGAATCGATTTCTTCCCCGACAGGTAGAGCCCCGTCAGCGATTCCGGGTCGCGCACGATCTCGGCGGGAGTCCCGCGGGAAACGACATACCCCCCGTGCTCGCCGGCGCCTGGCCCCATGTCGAGCACATAGTCGGCCTCCCGGATCGTCTCCTCGTCGTGCTCGACGACGAGCACCGTGTTGCCCACGTCGCGCAGGTGCTTCAAGGTGCCGAGCAGCCGCCGGTTGTCGCGCTGGTGGAGCCCGATGGACGGCTCGTCGAGGATGTAGAGGACGCCCATCAGCGAGGAACCGATCTGCGTGGCCAGCCGGATCCGCTGCCCTTCGCCGCCGGACAGCGTCCCCGCATGGCGGGAGAGCGACAGGTAGTCGAGCCCGACGTTTATGAGGAAGCTGAGGCGCGCCCGGATCTCCCTGAGGATACGGGAGGCGATCTTCACCTCGCGCTCGGGAAGCGATATCTCCCCGAAAAAGGCTTCCGCTTCGCGGATCGAGAGGCGGGTGAGCGCATCGATGCCCAGCCCGCCGACCTTGACGCAGAGCGCCTCTTTCTTGAGGCGCGCGCCGTTGCATCCCCGGCAGGGGCGGTTGTTCGTCCAGGAGGATAACTCCTCGCGGATGTCCTCGGACGACGTCTCCCTGGACCGGCGTTCCAGGTTGCCGATCACCCCTTCCCACGGCTTGGAGTAGGAGAAGTCGCGCGTCCCTTCGGAGAGCCGGAAGGTGACGGGTTCGGAAGAGCCGTTGAGGATCATGTCGCGGACCTTCTGCGGCAGCTCGATGAACGGCTTGTCGAGCGAGAAGCGGAAATGGGCGGCGAGCGCCTCGAGCGTCTGCCAGTAAAAAGGCGTGGACCGCTTGCGCCACGGGGCGATCGCCCCGCTACGCAGCGATCGTGCGGGATCGGGCACGATCAGCTCGGGGTCGAAGTAGACCGTGGCGCCCAGGCCGTCGCACTCGGGGCAGGCGCCGTGCGGGCTGTTGAACGAGAAGAGGCGGGGGGTGACCTCGGGGATGCTGACGTTGCAATCGGGGCAGGCGAACTTCTCGCTGTAGAGCATCGAGGCGCCCCCTTCCTCGGTAACGCGAACGAGTCCGTCGGACAGCGAAAGGGCGAGCGTCACCGAGTCGGCGAGACGCCCCCGGGCGCTTTCCGCCACCCGGATCCGGTCGACCACGACGTCGACATCGTGCTTGAGCTTCTTGTCGAGGGCGATCTCGTCCTCGAGGTCGCGCGTCTCGCCGTCGACGATCGCGCGGGTGAACCCATCGCGCCGGAACTTCTCGAACTCTTTCCGGAACTCGCCCTTCCGGCCCCGGACCACGGGCGAAAGCAGCGACACCTTCGCCCCGTCGCCGGCGGACATGACGGCGTCGACGATCTGGGTCACCGTCTGCCGCCGGATCTCGTTGCCGCACTCGGGGCAGTGGACGCGGCCGATCGAGGCGTAGAGGAGGCGCAGGTAGTCGTAGATCTCGGTGACGGTGCCGACGGTCGAGCGCGGGTTCTTGCTGACCGATTTCTGCTCGATCGAAATGGCGGGGGAAAGGCCGTCGATCGCGTCG encodes the following:
- the hslO gene encoding Hsp33 family molecular chaperone HslO codes for the protein MGDQLIKGTAKGAPLLVVGVSCTAAVAEAARIHDCHPTAAVALGRALGGALLFSAMLKEGQRVILQVAGDGPLGGIVAEGDAAGRTRGYVKQPHADLYLPDGRIDVGGAVGKGILSVVRDLGVRQNYRGSVPMQTGELAEDLAHYLHVSEQIPSAVALGVFIDPDGSVGAAGGYMLQALPGADDLMLEFLEHRITETKPVTAMLRDGMTPEEMLKEAIGIPFDILERKEPRYFCPCSRERVLNALAALPMADREELSEKGEPVVVTCEFCRTVYEITPEAIRDLASSGTEVEPG
- the uvrA gene encoding excinuclease ABC subunit UvrA translates to MALDHIVVRGARTHNLKNIDVDIPRDRLVVITGVSGSGKSSLAFDTIYAEGQRRYVESLSSYARQFLELMEKPDVDAIDGLSPAISIEQKSVSKNPRSTVGTVTEIYDYLRLLYASIGRVHCPECGNEIRRQTVTQIVDAVMSAGDGAKVSLLSPVVRGRKGEFRKEFEKFRRDGFTRAIVDGETRDLEDEIALDKKLKHDVDVVVDRIRVAESARGRLADSVTLALSLSDGLVRVTEEGGASMLYSEKFACPDCNVSIPEVTPRLFSFNSPHGACPECDGLGATVYFDPELIVPDPARSLRSGAIAPWRKRSTPFYWQTLEALAAHFRFSLDKPFIELPQKVRDMILNGSSEPVTFRLSEGTRDFSYSKPWEGVIGNLERRSRETSSEDIREELSSWTNNRPCRGCNGARLKKEALCVKVGGLGIDALTRLSIREAEAFFGEISLPEREVKIASRILREIRARLSFLINVGLDYLSLSRHAGTLSGGEGQRIRLATQIGSSLMGVLYILDEPSIGLHQRDNRRLLGTLKHLRDVGNTVLVVEHDEETIREADYVLDMGPGAGEHGGYVVSRGTPAEIVRDPESLTGLYLSGKKSIPVPKARRKGNGHALSLRGCTANNLKRLDVDFPLGLITCVTGVSGSGKSTLVLDTLYRALAQKLFDARERPGAHESVSGLEHVDKVIDIDQSPIGRTPRSNPATYSGVFTPIRDLYAMLPESKARGYKAGRYSFNVKGGRCEACEGDGIIRIEMHFMPDVYVTCEECRGRRYNRETLEILYKGKSIADLLEMTVEQAHAFLSSIPAIRHKLETLERVGLGYIKLGQPATTLSGGEAQRVKLAKELSRRSTGRTVYILDEPTTGLHFDDIRKLLSVLEMFADAGNTVIVIEHNLDVIKTADHVIDLGPEGGDRGGEILAAGTPEEVARVASSHTGRFLRELPGMGRSAPGD